From Tautonia plasticadhaerens, the proteins below share one genomic window:
- a CDS encoding tyrosine-type recombinase/integrase, whose translation MTYQFVREPLTADEADRLANACDKPNERLVVWTLLDTGHRVGELCDLASKDVLWQQRQLRIRGKGGPYGKRSKLRVVPMSPRVRRLLEAYFALEQQFPLGKRRAQDLVKEVANRAGIAREVTPHVLRHTFAAMALQKGISLTTVQKILGHDRLHTTAIYLNFTDVHIQEEFERKW comes from the coding sequence ATGACCTATCAATTCGTCCGCGAGCCCCTCACCGCCGACGAGGCCGACCGCCTCGCCAACGCCTGCGACAAGCCTAACGAACGACTCGTCGTCTGGACCCTCCTCGACACCGGCCACCGCGTCGGCGAGCTCTGCGACCTGGCCTCCAAGGATGTCCTTTGGCAGCAGCGTCAGCTCCGCATCCGCGGCAAGGGCGGGCCCTACGGCAAGCGGAGCAAGCTCCGCGTCGTGCCCATGTCCCCCCGCGTCCGCAGGCTCCTGGAGGCCTACTTCGCCCTGGAGCAGCAGTTCCCCCTCGGCAAGCGCCGGGCCCAGGACCTGGTCAAGGAGGTCGCCAACCGCGCCGGCATCGCCCGCGAGGTCACCCCCCACGTCCTGCGGCACACCTTCGCCGCCATGGCCCTGCAGAAGGGGATCAGCCTGACCACCGTCCAGAAGATCCTCGGCCACGACCGCCTGCACACCACGGCGATCTACCTCAACTTCACCGACGTCCACATCCAGGAAGAGTTCGAGCGCAAGTGGTAG
- a CDS encoding helix-turn-helix domain-containing protein: MRDEPRKVGEEAPAPVAVERSGGNVFADLGLEGPEELLAKADLVHRICELIAERGLTQVRAAKLLGVDQPKVSALMRGNLEGFSTERLFRFLNALGQDVEVVIRPAREGAEADTRVVSA, translated from the coding sequence ATGCGGGACGAACCTCGGAAGGTGGGCGAGGAGGCACCGGCGCCGGTGGCGGTTGAGCGATCCGGCGGGAACGTGTTCGCCGACCTGGGGCTGGAGGGCCCGGAGGAGCTGCTGGCGAAGGCGGACCTGGTGCACCGGATCTGCGAGCTGATCGCGGAGCGTGGGCTGACGCAGGTGCGGGCGGCGAAGCTGCTGGGGGTCGACCAGCCGAAGGTGTCGGCGCTGATGCGGGGCAATCTGGAGGGGTTCTCGACCGAGCGGCTGTTCCGGTTCCTCAACGCGTTGGGGCAGGACGTAGAGGTGGTGATCCGGCCGGCACGCGAGGGGGCCGAGGCGGACACGAGGGTCGTCTCGGCGTGA
- a CDS encoding type II toxin-antitoxin system RelE/ParE family toxin, giving the protein MGSSRDDLRQFPQEVRQPVGFALRQAQLGGKHRDAIILRGFGGAGVLEIAEDHDGDTYRAVYTVKFAGAVYVLHAFQKKSKKGIKTPAADLEVIRRRLRAAEQDHAGRTSEGGRGGTGAGGG; this is encoded by the coding sequence GTGGGGTCCAGCCGGGACGACCTGCGGCAGTTCCCGCAGGAAGTCCGCCAGCCGGTCGGCTTCGCGCTGCGGCAGGCCCAGCTCGGCGGCAAGCACCGCGACGCCATAATCCTCAGAGGGTTCGGAGGTGCTGGGGTCCTCGAGATTGCCGAGGATCACGACGGGGACACGTACCGTGCCGTCTACACGGTCAAGTTCGCAGGGGCGGTGTACGTGCTCCACGCCTTCCAGAAGAAGTCGAAGAAGGGGATCAAGACGCCGGCGGCCGACTTGGAGGTCATCCGGCGGAGGTTGAGGGCAGCGGAGCAGGACCATGCGGGACGAACCTCGGAAGGTGGGCGAGGAGGCACCGGCGCCGGTGGCGGTTGA
- a CDS encoding sulfate/molybdate ABC transporter ATP-binding protein, with protein MGILVRDLAKRFGAFRAVDGVSFAVPAGQLVALLGPSGSGKSTILRIIAGLEAADSGSVELTGEDATALPVQRRGVGFVFQHYALFRHMTVRQNIAFGLEVQKRPKAEVAARVDELLELIQMSGYAGRYPTQLSGGQRQRVALARALAPRPKVLLLDEPFGALDARVRDELRTWLRRLHDEVHVTSLFVTHDQQEAFEVADQVVVLNRGRVEQMGPPQELYERPASPFVAEFLGTVNVLRGRSRGGVAVLDGGAVVPHGAAEGDGPVSVYVRPHDLEVDRQRNGHPSWPGTVRRLVPLGGHVRLEVALADGTEVRVQLGRDRQAELALSAGDEIYITPRELKVFHAAEPMAPEYVI; from the coding sequence GTGGGAATCCTGGTCCGCGACCTCGCCAAGCGGTTCGGCGCGTTCCGCGCCGTCGACGGCGTCTCGTTCGCCGTGCCGGCCGGCCAACTGGTGGCCCTGCTCGGGCCGTCCGGCTCTGGCAAGAGCACCATCCTGCGGATCATCGCCGGCCTGGAGGCGGCCGACTCGGGCTCGGTCGAGCTGACCGGCGAGGACGCCACGGCCCTGCCCGTGCAGCGCCGGGGCGTCGGCTTCGTCTTCCAGCACTACGCCCTGTTCCGGCACATGACCGTCCGCCAGAACATCGCCTTCGGCCTGGAGGTGCAGAAGCGGCCGAAGGCCGAGGTCGCCGCCCGGGTGGATGAGCTGCTCGAGCTGATCCAGATGTCCGGGTACGCCGGCCGCTACCCGACGCAGCTCTCCGGCGGGCAGCGGCAGCGCGTCGCCCTGGCGCGGGCGCTGGCGCCGAGGCCGAAGGTCTTGCTTCTGGACGAGCCGTTCGGCGCCCTCGACGCCCGGGTCCGAGACGAGCTGCGGACCTGGCTGCGCCGGCTGCACGACGAGGTCCACGTCACCAGCCTCTTCGTGACGCACGACCAGCAGGAGGCCTTCGAGGTGGCCGACCAGGTGGTCGTGCTCAACCGCGGCCGGGTCGAGCAGATGGGGCCGCCGCAGGAGCTGTACGAGCGGCCGGCCTCGCCGTTCGTGGCCGAGTTCCTCGGCACGGTGAACGTGCTCCGCGGCCGCAGCCGGGGCGGCGTCGCCGTGCTGGACGGCGGGGCGGTCGTCCCGCACGGCGCGGCCGAGGGCGACGGGCCGGTGTCGGTCTACGTCCGGCCGCACGACCTGGAGGTCGACCGCCAACGCAACGGCCACCCGAGCTGGCCCGGCACGGTGCGGCGGCTGGTCCCGCTGGGCGGCCACGTCCGGCTGGAGGTGGCCCTGGCCGACGGGACCGAGGTGCGGGTCCAGCTCGGCCGTGATCGCCAGGCCGAGCTGGCGCTGTCCGCCGGCGACGAGATCTACATCACGCCCCGGGAGCTGAAAGTCTTCCACGCCGCCGAGCCGATGGCCCCGGAATACGTCATTTGA
- a CDS encoding sulfate ABC transporter permease, whose amino-acid sequence MATDRPALELAVVPNKPGSLPIGRWLLTGLVLGWFALLVLVPAGALARQVVFGGLRPFVEALGSAEVLRSFGLSLGITAVATAVNTAFGVGFALVLVRHRFRGRGLADGLVDLPFAVSPVVAGLMLVVLYGPDGWVGRWAEAAGVRVVYALPGMILATTFVTLPFVVREIVPVLRAVGVDQEEAAAILGAGRWTTFRRVTLPTIRWGLAYGVTLTVARSLGEFGALMVVSGNLIGRTQTATIYIHDGVESFRPEGAYAASLVLAALSFILLVGMERIRARIAAREE is encoded by the coding sequence ATGGCCACTGACAGGCCCGCCCTCGAGCTCGCCGTCGTCCCGAACAAGCCCGGAAGCCTGCCGATCGGCCGCTGGCTGCTGACCGGGCTGGTGCTCGGCTGGTTCGCCCTGCTGGTCCTGGTGCCGGCCGGGGCGCTGGCCCGCCAGGTCGTCTTCGGGGGGCTCAGGCCGTTCGTCGAGGCGCTGGGCTCGGCCGAGGTGTTGCGGTCCTTCGGGCTCTCGCTGGGGATCACCGCCGTGGCCACGGCGGTCAACACCGCCTTCGGCGTCGGCTTCGCCCTGGTGCTGGTCCGGCACCGGTTCCGGGGCCGGGGCCTGGCCGACGGGCTGGTCGACCTGCCGTTCGCCGTCTCGCCGGTCGTCGCCGGGCTGATGCTGGTCGTGCTGTACGGGCCCGACGGCTGGGTCGGCCGCTGGGCCGAGGCCGCCGGGGTGCGGGTCGTCTACGCCCTGCCGGGCATGATCCTGGCGACGACCTTCGTCACCCTCCCCTTCGTCGTCCGGGAGATCGTGCCGGTGCTCCGGGCCGTCGGGGTCGACCAGGAGGAGGCCGCCGCCATCCTCGGCGCCGGCCGCTGGACGACCTTCCGGCGCGTGACCCTGCCGACGATCCGCTGGGGCCTGGCCTACGGCGTGACGCTGACCGTCGCCCGCTCGCTCGGCGAGTTCGGCGCCCTGATGGTCGTCTCCGGCAACCTGATCGGCCGCACCCAGACGGCCACGATCTACATCCACGACGGGGTCGAGAGCTTCCGGCCCGAGGGGGCCTACGCCGCCAGCCTGGTGCTGGCGGCCTTGTCGTTCATCCTGCTGGTAGGCATGGAGCGGATCCGCGCCCGGATCGCCGCCCGCGAGGAGTGA
- the cysT gene encoding sulfate ABC transporter permease subunit CysT codes for MARLSSTAAPDPGPLLLRGATLSYLGLMVVLPLIALAVQAARPGGPAFLEALRDPFALHALKLTFLTAAAMVVINSVMGTAAAWVLVRYEFPGKGLVNALIDLPFAVPTVVTGVMLVVLYGPNSVVGAILGRFGWAVIYEKPGIILALLFVSYPFVVRSVQPVLLELDRAEEEAAATLGAGPVRTFLRVTLPALWPAVVTGSALSFSRALGEFGSVVLVAGNKPMQTKTAPLYIFGEIEGGNAHGAMVVSVVLLASSLGILIGLNRLQRGKEEVSHGH; via the coding sequence ATGGCCCGACTCTCGTCCACCGCCGCGCCCGACCCTGGCCCCCTGCTGCTCCGGGGGGCGACGCTGTCGTACCTCGGACTGATGGTCGTGCTGCCGCTGATCGCCCTGGCCGTGCAGGCCGCCAGGCCGGGCGGCCCGGCGTTCCTGGAGGCGTTGCGCGACCCGTTCGCGCTGCACGCGCTGAAGCTGACGTTCCTCACGGCGGCGGCCATGGTCGTCATCAACTCCGTCATGGGGACGGCCGCCGCCTGGGTGCTCGTCCGGTATGAGTTCCCCGGCAAGGGGCTGGTCAACGCCCTGATCGACCTGCCCTTCGCGGTGCCGACGGTCGTCACCGGGGTCATGCTGGTCGTGCTCTACGGGCCCAACAGCGTCGTCGGGGCCATCCTCGGGCGCTTCGGCTGGGCGGTAATCTACGAGAAGCCGGGGATCATCCTCGCCCTGCTGTTCGTCAGCTACCCGTTCGTCGTCCGCAGCGTGCAGCCGGTCCTGCTGGAGCTGGACCGGGCCGAGGAGGAGGCGGCGGCCACGCTCGGAGCCGGTCCGGTCCGCACCTTCCTCCGGGTCACGCTCCCGGCCCTCTGGCCGGCGGTCGTGACCGGCTCGGCCCTGTCGTTCAGCCGGGCGCTGGGCGAGTTCGGCAGCGTCGTGCTCGTGGCCGGCAACAAGCCGATGCAGACCAAGACGGCGCCCCTGTACATCTTCGGCGAGATCGAGGGGGGCAATGCCCACGGGGCGATGGTCGTCTCGGTGGTCCTGCTCGCCAGCTCGCTGGGGATCCTGATCGGCCTGAACCGGCTCCAGCGGGGTAAGGAGGAGGTCAGTCATGGCCACTGA
- a CDS encoding sulfate ABC transporter substrate-binding protein, producing the protein MKRFYLVAMIGVAAAPGGCAPRAGRDADTLKLGAYSVVREAFHDGLLPAFAAEWKARTGRDVRFEESYNASGAQARAIAAGFDADVAVLSHPGDMGLLVEAGRVDPSWDDSPDAGIITRSLVVIGVRPGNPKGIADWPDLARPGVGVLYPDPKTSGGARWNINAIYGSAVLGGGADGSADREAARELLAEVQANVVNMDPSGRQSMANFERGTGDAVITYENELLLRRREGLEIPYVVPPATLRIDGPAALVESSVEAHGNRELAEAFLEFLRSAGGQAILADYGFRPVAEDAPADEGSPRPPRLFTMADLGGWDAVQEEVYGPEGIWTSIFTAQAGGR; encoded by the coding sequence ATGAAGCGATTTTATCTCGTTGCGATGATCGGCGTGGCCGCGGCGCCGGGCGGCTGCGCCCCGCGGGCGGGCCGGGACGCCGACACGCTGAAGCTCGGTGCCTATTCGGTCGTCCGCGAGGCCTTCCACGACGGCCTCCTCCCCGCCTTCGCCGCCGAATGGAAGGCTCGCACCGGGCGCGACGTCCGGTTCGAGGAGTCGTACAACGCCTCCGGGGCGCAGGCCCGGGCCATCGCCGCCGGCTTCGACGCCGACGTCGCCGTGCTCTCCCACCCCGGCGACATGGGGCTGCTCGTCGAGGCCGGCAGGGTCGACCCTTCCTGGGACGACAGCCCGGACGCGGGCATCATCACCCGCAGCCTGGTCGTCATCGGCGTCCGGCCGGGCAACCCCAAGGGGATCGCCGACTGGCCCGACCTGGCCCGGCCCGGCGTCGGGGTGCTCTATCCGGACCCGAAGACCTCCGGCGGCGCCCGCTGGAACATCAACGCCATCTACGGCTCGGCCGTGCTCGGCGGCGGGGCGGATGGCTCGGCCGACCGGGAGGCCGCCCGGGAGCTGCTGGCGGAGGTCCAGGCCAACGTCGTGAACATGGACCCCTCCGGCCGCCAGAGCATGGCCAACTTCGAGCGCGGCACCGGCGACGCGGTCATCACCTACGAGAACGAGCTCCTCCTCCGGCGCCGGGAAGGGCTGGAGATCCCCTACGTCGTCCCGCCGGCCACGCTGCGGATCGACGGGCCGGCGGCGCTGGTCGAGTCCTCGGTCGAGGCGCACGGCAACCGCGAGCTGGCCGAGGCGTTCCTCGAGTTCCTCCGATCGGCGGGTGGCCAGGCGATCCTGGCCGACTACGGGTTCCGGCCGGTCGCCGAGGACGCCCCGGCCGATGAGGGCTCGCCGCGGCCGCCGAGGCTCTTCACCATGGCCGACCTCGGCGGCTGGGACGCCGTCCAGGAGGAAGTCTACGGGCCGGAGGGGATCTGGACCTCAATTTTCACGGCACAAGCGGGGGGACGCTGA
- a CDS encoding DUF1559 domain-containing protein, translating into MRRLPSRKTAFTLIELLVVIAIIGILIGLLLPAVQSAREAARRAQCVNNLKQLGIAAHNFHDVNGQLPSSIRPPGLTPRPRIAAMTLLLQFMEQRPVYESMNFDYSWGARENSTTVLTKIDTFLCPTSPEPDRLDGIPEISPFVANVTAVTDYSPTIGVDPRLVTAGLVDIDGKGIMVKNEKPRFADVKDGLSNTIMLAESAGRPFLYRKGGNLVSADLVARRVNAGGWSRPASDFSVDGSSAGGTPLPGPCPMNCTNGEDVGGDQFPHPYYGTEGTSEAFAFHPGGANFLLGDGSVRFIKETVSIRVFAALVTRHGGEVLSADQY; encoded by the coding sequence ATGCGACGGCTCCCCTCCAGGAAGACTGCCTTCACGCTGATCGAGTTGCTGGTGGTCATCGCCATCATCGGCATCCTCATCGGCCTCCTGCTGCCCGCCGTGCAGAGCGCCCGCGAGGCCGCCCGACGCGCCCAGTGCGTCAACAACCTCAAGCAGCTCGGCATCGCCGCGCACAACTTCCACGACGTCAATGGACAGCTGCCCTCCAGCATCCGGCCGCCGGGGCTGACCCCCAGGCCGCGCATCGCCGCCATGACCCTGCTGCTGCAATTCATGGAGCAGCGCCCGGTCTACGAGAGCATGAACTTCGACTACTCCTGGGGGGCCCGGGAGAACTCGACGACCGTGCTGACGAAGATCGACACCTTCCTCTGCCCCACCTCGCCCGAGCCGGATCGCCTCGACGGCATTCCGGAGATCAGCCCCTTCGTGGCGAACGTCACCGCCGTGACCGACTACTCGCCGACGATCGGTGTCGACCCGAGGCTCGTCACCGCCGGGCTCGTCGACATCGACGGCAAGGGGATCATGGTCAAGAATGAGAAGCCCCGCTTCGCCGACGTGAAGGACGGCCTCTCCAACACGATCATGCTCGCCGAGTCGGCCGGGCGGCCGTTCCTCTACCGCAAGGGGGGCAACCTGGTCAGCGCCGACCTGGTGGCGCGCCGGGTCAATGCGGGCGGCTGGTCGCGGCCGGCCAGCGACTTCAGCGTCGACGGCTCCTCGGCCGGCGGCACGCCGCTGCCGGGGCCCTGCCCGATGAACTGCACCAACGGCGAGGACGTCGGCGGCGACCAGTTCCCCCACCCCTATTACGGCACCGAAGGCACGTCCGAGGCCTTCGCCTTCCACCCCGGCGGGGCCAACTTCCTGCTGGGAGACGGCTCGGTCCGATTCATCAAGGAGACCGTGAGCATCCGGGTGTTCGCCGCCCTGGTGACCCGCCACGGCGGCGAGGTCCTCTCGGCCGACCAGTACTGA